The proteins below come from a single Etheostoma spectabile isolate EspeVRDwgs_2016 chromosome 4, UIUC_Espe_1.0, whole genome shotgun sequence genomic window:
- the id1 gene encoding LOW QUALITY PROTEIN: DNA-binding protein inhibitor ID-1 (The sequence of the model RefSeq protein was modified relative to this genomic sequence to represent the inferred CDS: inserted 3 bases in 2 codons) yields the protein MWTLQTVNIALPRXLQGGEASSLNYFTLIPRHFXETTPTLIKMKVVGSTCALKSKVGGEDMVRCLSEQSLTISKCKIPLLDEQMSAFLHDMNSCYSKLKELVPTLPTNKKASKVEILQHVIDYIWDLQVELDEPEKSRQHSANSVTRTPLTTLNAEIASIAVENGCSDDRIMCR from the exons ATGTGGACGTTGCAAACTGTCAACATAGCATTGCCAAG TCTCCAAGGAGGAGAAGCCTCATCGCTCAACTACTTTACCTTAATCCCTCGTCATT TGGAAACTACACCTACACTAATCAAAATGAAGGTTGTCGGATCTACCTGCGCCCTGAAGAGCAAGGTCGGCGGCGAGGACATGGTGCGCTGCTTATCCGAGCAGAGCTTGACCATCTCCAAGTGCAAGATTCCGCTACTGGACGAGCAGATGAGCGCCTTCCTTCACGACATGAACAGCTGCTACAGCAAGTTGAAGGAGCTCGTGCCCACCCTGCCAACCAACAAGAAGGCCAGCAAAGTGGAAATCCTGCAGCACGTCATCGACTACATCTGGGACCTGCAGGTCGAGCTGGACGAGCCGGAGAAGAGCCGCCAGCACTCGGCCAACAGCGTCACCCGCACACCGCTGACCACCCTGAACGCAGAGATCGCTAGCATAGCAGTGGAG AATGGATGCTCAGATGACAGGATTATGTGCCGTTAA